The genomic DNA TTAGATACACTTCGGGTAGAGAACTTGAAAACTGGGGTGCATGTTTTAGTTGCTGCTCCTGGTTTTACAGCTTCTAATGTTAGAAATGTAGCTTTAACAGCTGATGGTAGTTCGCAGGGAGAAACGCCTCGTGACGAAGCTAAAATGATGACTGCCGAAGTTTGTGCGGCTCATATCGCAAAAGCTGTGGTGAAACGTAAGCGAGAGTTAATTTTAACTTTTGTGGAAGGAAAATTTACAGTTTGGTTGAAGAAATGGTTTCCAAGTTTGTTGGAAAAGCTGACTTACAATCATATGGCTAAAGAACCAGATTCTCCTCTAAAGCAATAAAGAATTAATAAATGGAGATTTTGAGTAAATCTCCATTTATACTGATGTATCGTAACTTTTACTGGCGGTATCAGTATACAATTCTTAATTGTACAAAAAGACCACTACACACACCTAATGGACAAAGCACACTTTAATACATTTATCTTTTCTAATGCAGATAAGATATACTACTATTTATATTGCATTCTGAGAAACTCTGACGACACGGTTGAAGTGTTAACCAATACTATTGAAGAATGCTGGTATGAGCGAAAGAATTATGAGCATACAGATCTTACCTATGTATTCAAAACAGCTAGGAAATTAGCCAAAGCACAAATCTTTAAATCTGATGATTTAAAAACAACTAATTCTATTGAGGGATGTCCTGTGAATTCTAATCCTGCAATGGTTCGTTTTTGTAATTTGACAGAAAAATTATCACCAATACAGGCTGAAATTATGTGCTTACGTTCAATGGTACGTTTGAAGTTGGACGAAATAGCTATAGTTGTGGAGTTAGGTATTAATAATGTTCAATCTATGCTTGCTAATGTTCGTAAAGAAATTAGAGCACAAATTGATCCTAATGATATTCTGAATGATTTAACTGCTCATGAAATAATTCCTAAATACTATTCAGGACTTACCACAATTGAGGAAGAGGAGCAATTACGCTTGTTTTTTTTACGTAGGGATCTTGCAGGTATACCTGATATGGATAGAGAACTCTTTCAAGTATTCTTAAAAATGGGTAATGAAGAGATGCCAAAAATATGCTCAGAGCAACTGCTTTTAAGAATTAAAGAAATTCAAAAGCCTAAAAAGACTTCTCTGTATTCAAGATTATTCAGAAAATAATTGATGCTAGATATGTGCTTATTCCACTTTATCTAAAGATTTAAACCCCTTTCCAAGTATTTCATTGGTTTCCATAACAGCAACAAAAGCAATAGGATCTATTGAGTGAATATAGTCTTGAAGCATAGATAGTTCTCGGCGGTTTACAACGATGAAGATGATCTTTTTTTCTTTGAGATCTAATGTTCTGTTCCCCTTTATTATCGTTCCATTTAGCTTGTAATCATTGGTAATTTTGTTTCTGATTTCTTCGTGTTTTTCAGAAATAATAAAAAGGGCTTTTTCGTAGGTCGATCCTTGTAATGTGATATCCGTAACTTTTCCAATAATGAAAAGAACAATCCAGGAATACAATGGAATTTGCCAATCCATTACAATGTATAAGCTACTCAATACGATTAGAGAGTCTACATAAATCACTAGCTGACCAAGAGGTAGTCCTGTGAATTTTGCTCCAATCATCGCAAGAATATCTGAACCAGCAGAGGTCGCTCTAGCCTTTAGTATTAAGCCTAAGCCAAAGCCAATAAAAATACCACCAAAAATACAGGAAAGTAAAACATCATCTACCAGTGGAATAAATCCCCACCAAGCACTTACAACATCAATAAATAAAGCACATAATATAAAAGATAGAAAGGTTTTAATTCCAAATCGAGGTCCCAAAACTTTAATTCCAATTAGACTCAAAGGTATATTAATAGCTAAACTTGCAATTCCAACAGGTATTCCACCGCCATATTTCCGAAACAAATCATTAGAGTAATCCATGAATTGATACAAAAGTCCGGAGAAAAAGCCATCGTAATCTGCAGGATTTAAAATTCCAAAAAGACCTTGAGGAAAGGTTCCTAAGGTTAATTTGTTGATAATAATTCCAATTCCATAGATACTACCAGGAACAATTCCATGGGGAATGATAAAAAAAACAAATCCTGCAGCCATAATTAAAGCCCCAGAAATAAGGATGGCATAGTTGTAAAACCATTTGCCAGAGAATATTGCGTCTTTTTGTATGAAAGCCAAGATGTTTATGATTTTAAGTCGTTGGTAGTAATTTCAATGCATTATTTAGATTTTTACAAAATAATAGTTTTTATTGAGAACTTTTACTCTAAATGCGATATTTTCCAATAAATATATCGGTTTGGTGTTGTTTTGTAAATAAAGAATTGATTGTTTTGCAGAACGATCAACAAAACAAGAGTATGAGAGCTAAAATTAGTAGGGTAATAATGAAGATGTGTGGGTGGAAGTATATTGGTGCTATTCCTGAAGTGAAAAAGGCGGTAGTTATAGCTGTTCCGCATACTTCTAATTGGGATTTTGTTTGGGGGAAATTAGCTTTTTTATCCCATAATATTCCAACAACAGTTTTGATGAAAAAGGAAATGTTTGTATTCCCATTTAATTATATTCTTAAATCTTGGGGCGTGATGCCAGTAGATCGAAGTAAAAAGGGAAATATGACTGATCAGTTAGCCAAGGAGTTCGCTAGTCGAGACTCTTTGTACTTATCTTTAGCTCCTGAAGCAAGTCGAAGCTTAAGACCAGAATGGAAGCGTGGGTTTTATTTTATCGCCTTAAAGGCTAATGTGCCCATTTATTTGGCAGAAATTGACTACGAAGAAAAAACATTATCTTGTGGTGAAGCTTTTTACCCAACAGGAAATGTTGACGAGGATATGCTTAAAATTAAAAGCAAATACCTTAATTGTAAGCCTAAATATCCTGAAAATTTTTCTACTGGATTATAAAACTGATTGCAATGTCTGATATGCTTAGAGTAAGTTTGGTTCAATTGGATTTGAAATGGGGCAATGTAGAGGAGAATCTGCAAAGCATAACACGTTTAATTTCCGGCTTAAAGAATGCAACTGATTTAATTGTGTTGCCCGAAATGTTTTCATCTGGTTTTATGATGGAAAATAAAGATCAGATTGCTCCAAAAGCAGAAATGACCATTAATTGGATGATGAATCAAGCCAAAGAGTTAAAATCAACAATTCTAGGGAGTATAATTGTTGAGGAGGATGGTGTTTATTATAATCGATTGTATTGTGTTGATGGTGAAAAGATCATTTGTTCTTACGATAAAAGGCATTTGTTTCGCATGGGAGAGGAGCAAGAGCATTTTAAAGGTGGAGATGAAAGAGTTATTTTCACGATTGGAAAGTGGAGAATTCGACCTTTGGTATGCTATGATCTTCGATTTCCGGTTTGGAGTAGAAATCAGAATAATTACGATCTTCTTTTGTACGTTGCCAATTGGCCTGAAGCTCGACAAGATGTATGGAGTATTTTATTAAAAGCAAGAGCGATTGAAAACCAGTCCTTTGTTTTGGGTGTAAATAGAATTGGACAAGATGGAATGGGACTGTCTTATGCTGGAGGTTCTGTTGTATACGACTCAAAAGGGAAAGAGCTTATTAAATGTGTTGATAATCAGGAAGCTATTTTAAATGCAAGCCTAAGCTTAGATGAATTAAATGGTTTTAGAGCTAAGTTTCCTGTTCATCTTGACGCAGATTCATTTCAAATAAACAAATAAGGTATTTAGTTTTGTGTTGAAATTCAGATAATTACTCTTTTGTTATTACTTGAGTTTTGTTAATTGTTGTAAAACTAAATTTATAGTTATATATTTAAGACAATAAACAATCCTAAAAAATAATAAATGAAAGAGCTAACTCGTGCAGAAGAGCAAGTCATGCAAATCCTTTGGGAGCTTGAAAATGCATTTGTAAAGGAGATTATAGAAAAAATTGATGAGCCAAAACCTGCTTATAATACAGTTTCTACAATTGTTCGTATTCTTGAAAAGAAAGGCTTTGTAAGTCATATTGCTTACGGTAAAAGCCACCAATACTTTCCTTTAATGGGGAAAAAAGAATATACTCGAAGATTTATGAAGGGCTTTGTTCGTAACTATTTCTCGAACTCTTATCGTGATATGGTTTCTTTTTTCGCAAAAGAAGAACAAGTAAGCCTATCAGAACTAGAAGAGGTAAAAAGAATGGTTGAAGAGCAAATTAAAAAGCAAAGTAGCTAATCTAAGAGATTGGAATGATTACAGGCATCATCTTATATTTTATGCAATCGGCGATATGCATGGCATTTTTTTATGCCTTGTATTGGTTATTTCTAAAAAAGGATACTTTTTTTAGAGTTAACCGCATTTTCTTGTTGCTTACAATTCTTGCCTCAATATTAATTCCAACATTAGAAATCCCTTTTCAGCCTGAACCAGAAAGTACAATTGAAACTCCATATCATGTTTTAGATGCGGTGGTAAAGACTTCACAAGAGTATTTGAGTGGAAATATGCTTGAAGAGGTTGTTGTAACTGCTTCTATAAAAAAAGTAATTAGCTGGTATCAATATGCAGGGCTAATTTATTTTATAGGCATTTTAATTTTTTCACTGCGGTTTTTAAAGAATCTATTTCAATTATCAAGCTGGAGTAGGAAAGGAGAGATTCGTAAGGAAAATGGAATTCGTTTGGTTATTTTAACTGATGATTACCCGCCATTTTCATTTTTAAACACCGTTTTTATTAGTCAGGAAGATTATCAGAAACCTAATTTTAAATCGATTATAGAGCACGAAAAAGTGCATGTAGATCAATTTCATACATTCGATTTAATACTGATAGAAATTCTTACCGTAGCATTCTGGCTCAATCCATTTGTTTGGTTCTACAAGTCATCAATTCAAGAAGTACATGAATATTTAGCAGATGATAAGGTTGTGAATGGCGCAGTTAATGCTCATGAGTATAAAATGCACATCGTAAATCAATTTGCAGGTGGTGATTTATTTCGACTAGCAAATAATTTTGGACAATCTACATTAAAGAAAAGAATATCGATGTTGGGTAAAATTAAATCTCCCAAAATCGCATTGGTGAAATTACTTTTGTTGATTCCAATTTTGACCGTATTGTTTTCGGCTTTTGCATTTACCATTGTAGAAAAAGAAAAATTGGATACTGATTTTTCGTTTCGAGAACTGTTACCATCAGAATTGAATCCGTTTAGTTCGTATGAGAATAATCAAGTCAATTTTTTCGGAAATGATGTGGATCACATTACTGGAAATTGGTCTACTAAAGGAATCAAAAATCTGGAATATAAAAAGGTTGATCATCCTAATGAGATAAAAGTTGTTATCGATGAAATGCCAGAGTATCCAGGTGGTGACAATGCGCTTCAAAAATACATAGCTAAACACGTTTCTTATCCTAAGGAGGCACAAGTTAATGGAATTGAAGGTCGCGTATTTGTTTCGTTTGTAGTTAATAAAAAGGGCAATGTGGTAAATGCTCGTTTGATTAAGAAGTTTGATCCTTTTCTAGATAAGGAAGCATTGAGAGTTGTTAGTTCCCTGCCCAAGTGGAAACCAGGTCGACAAAATGGTAAGTTAACGAACATTGCTTATACTGTGCCGGTAAATTTCTTATTGACTAATCAGGTTGAAGAACCAGTAAGTTCTCCTGACCCTCTTTACGCACGTATTAAGAATGCTTCAGATTATCATTTAGAGAATGAAATTAAGATAAAAGGAAGTAAAGAGTATACTATTGTTGAAAGAATGCCTCAATTTACAGGTGCTAATGGTGACTTAAGACGTTATGTTGCTAGACAAATTCAATATCCAGTATTAGCTGCTGAACAAGGCTATGAAGGAAAAGTTTTTGTCCAATTTGTAGTTGGTCGTGATGGCCGTGTGAAAAAAGCAAAAGTTATAAAAGGCGCTAATATTGAGCTGAATAAAGAAGCGCTTCGAGTGATTAATAATATGCCAAATTGGATACCAGGAGAGCAAGAAGGTGAAAAAGTTGAAGTGAATTATACAATTCCTATTCGTTTTTCTTTGAACTAATAAAATTTTTTACGTATATTAACTAAGAAATTAGTTACAAAACTAATTTCTTAGGAATACCAGAAACCAATTTTTAATGTTTAACCAAAACCCAATATTATGGAAGTTAAAAAAAACCCCAACTATGATTTGGAAAAAAAACGAGGTTTATTTTTGCAAATCGGATTTCTAGTAAGTTTACTTGTTGTGTTAATGGCTTTTGAGTATGAAACCCCAGTAGAGAAGATTGCCGATTTAGAGTTTGAAATACTGGATGAAATGGATGAGGTGATTCCAATTACTGTCCAAGACAAGCCAAAGCCTAAAGAGTTACCTAAATTTAAACCAATTGAGCTTACGACCATTATACTTGCAGATGATGAAGAAGATGTAGTTGATTTAGATTTAACTGATTCTGATGCTTTTGAGGATGATTCTTATGATATTGCAGATGTTACAGAGGAGATAGAAGAAGTAGAGGATGTTCCATTTGTAAGAGTAGAGCAGATGCCAATTTTTAATCCGAAAAAAAATAAGACTTATGACGAAGGTGTAAGAGACTTATTTGTAACCATGCAGAAAATGACAAAATACCCTGTTGTTGCAATGGAAAATGGCATTGAAGGAAAAGTATTTGTAAGATTTGTTGTTACGAAGACAGGTAAAGTTGACAATGTAGAAGTAATGCGAAAAGGAGATCCAGCTTTGGATAATGAAGCAATTCGTGTAGTTCGAAATTTACCGAACTTTAAGCCGGGAATGCAACGGAATAAACCCGTAAGTGTTTGGTTTAGTGGATACATTTCATTTGTTCTACAGTAAAATATTGACACTTTTTTTTTGACTCACTATAACTAAATAGTTAGTTTCAAATATTGTTTTTATTGATTTGATTGTTTAACGAAAATACAATCCTATGGAAGTTAAAAAGAACCCTAAATATAACTTAGAGAAAAAGAGAATCCTTTTTTTACAATTCGGATTTCTAATTAGTTTTTTATTTGTTTTGATGGCTTTTGAGTACAAGGTTCCTATTGAAGAGCCAGAAGTGATAAATTTTACAGATTTAGCAGATGTTGAAGATGTTATAATGGTCACTTTTACAGAACCTGAGAAGTTGGAAGCTCCAAAGGTTAAAAAAATAGAATTAATTGATTTGATTATTATTGATGATGACCCTGAGGTGGATGATTACGATCCAGTAGATTCTTTCGGAAATCTAGAAGATGAAGTAATCTACAATCCTGTAAATGTGGAGGATGAAGTCATTGATGAAACCACGCCATTTGTAATGGTTAAGGAAATGCCAATTTTTAATCCTAAGAAGAATACTTCTTATCAAGAAGGATGTAAGGATTTGTTTTTAACAATGCAAAGAATGGTACGATATCCAATTGTGGCACAGGAATCAAGTATTCAAGGACGAGTATATGTTCGATTTGTAGTTACAAAAACGGGTGAGATTTCTAATGTTGAAGTGACAAGAAAGGTTGATCCCTTATTGGATGAAGAGGTTGTTAGGGTCGTTAGAAACTTACCAAAATTTAAACCTGGTAGACAACAAAATAAAAATGTTGCAGTTTGGTTCTCCGGATACGTTAATTTTGTATTGCAATAGTGTTGAAGAGGTTAAAAATGAGGCTTTTATTTGCAACAATAGCCAATTAAAAAACGTATATATTATACACAAGTTCTTTGAACTCATCCTCTCACGAGGACTTAAGTTAAACATTATTAGTTGTTTTAGCAGTGTTTGGCTTTTGTCACTGCTTTCACATTGCATTTATTTTGTAAAATGTTTAGCTATGTTTCCTAAAAAGAACCCAAATGCTGATTTAGAAAAACGAAAAACCCTGTTTTTTGAAATTGGTTTGGTTGTTGCTTTAGCATTAACCTTGATTTCTTTTGAATGGCCATCAAAGGTAAGAGATGTCGTAGAAATTAGAGATTTTGTAGATTTGAGCCTGGATGAAGAAATGATACCAATTACAAGACAGGAAGACCTTATTGAGAAGCCTAAATTGCCACCAAAAATCCTCTTAACAGATGTAATTACTATTGTTGAGAACAATACCGAAATAGAGGTGGAATTAGATATTGTTGACGGAACCATAAGTGAAGAAACCGAAGTTGAAATTCAGCCTGTTGAAGTATTTGAAGAGGAGGAAGTTGATGATGAAGTGAAGGTTTTTGTAATTGTGGAAGAAATGCCAATCTTCAGACCAGATATTTGTAATAATAGGAAAGAAGGAGATTTAGAATTGTATAAATACATTAGTGCGAGTATCCGCTATCCGGTTATTGCTCAGGAAAATGGAATTACAGGAAGGGTATTTGTAAGCTTTGTTGTCGGACGAGATGGAGGAATTTCTAATATTAAATTGCTACGAGGAGTGGATCCTTCTTTAGATAAAGAGGCAATGCGGGTGATTGAAACATTACCGAAATTTAAGCCTGGTATGCAGAGAGGAAAGCCTGTAAAAGTTTCTTATTCGGCGGTAATTAATTTTGTACTGCAGTAATTTGTTGAATTGAAAAAAATAAAGCCTAAGATTTATTCTTAGGCTTTATTTTATTAAATAATTTTAGTTTCTATTTCTTGGGCATCCGCATGATATAGAAGTAATTCACTTGCCAGATCCATAGCTTCTGTTAATCCTTTTTCTTCCTGAAAACTGATGATGATCATTAAAAAATCCTCACAATTCGTATCGATTTGTGTTCGCAGAGAATCACTGGTTGGACTCCCGAAAGCTCCTTTTTCATCTCTAAATATAGGAAGTCCTTCAATGTTTAATTTACCTCTTCCAATTCCTTCGTACGCTTCTTCATTTTTTCCAATTCCAAAGCGAATTATTCCATCTACTTTAGCTGCATTATAACCGCCAATGGAAAATGCAGTTTTGATGGAAACCAAGTTGAGCAGATCCACAACATTGTTGATTTGATATAAACCTTTCCTATTTACAATTCGGCGTAAAAGAGAATCGGCAGATAAACGATACCTACTTGGATCTTTACCTGCAGCTTTATAGCCTTTTTTAGAACTATCAATAGCCGGAAGATCTTTGATGGCACTTATGGCCAGTTCCTCTTGCAATTTTTTAGTTGTTTCATTTATAATTCCCCAAAGTTCGGGACATTCTTCTTGCGTTTTTACTTTGCACTGAATAACTCCCAAACGTAGTTTCGGGCATGCTGATTTTAATTGTGGTTCAATTTCTATTCTGGTCATAGCTATGCAATGTTTTTTAGATTGTAAGATAGAATTAGAGGTAAAACAAAACACCTCTCAAGGTGCATTAAAACTAAATACAATCCCTAAAATTAATGAGAATTCTGAATCAAAAAATAATTTATTATAAACTTTTAATCAGTAAAGATATTGATTAACTTTAATGTAAAACATAGCTTACATGACAAATAGAAGACAAACAGTACTTATTACTGGAGCCGCAAAGCGAATTGGAAGAATGATGTCTCTGCATTTGGCTAAAAGAGGATGCGATATTGCGATCCACTATAACAAATCAAAAAAAGCAGCTATCGATCTGCAGAAAAGTTTACAAGAGCAGTTTGTTAGTCAGAATTTTAAAATATTTCAAGCAGATTTGAGCAATGCACAAGATTGTGATGAATTAATTGATAAGGTTTTGAAGCAATTCGAAAATCTGGATATTTTAATTAATAATGCTTCTGTTTTTGAACCAAGTGTTATTCGAGAGACTTCAATTAAATTGTTTCAAAATCAGATCAATGTAAATCTATTAGCTCCGTTTATTCTGTCAAGGAATTATGCAATGAACAGTCACCAAGGGGTAATAGTGAATTTTTTGGATACACGAATAACAACAAATTCGAATTCACATGCAGCCTACAGTATTTCAAAGGTAGCTTTTGCACACTTAACAAAAATGGCGGCCTTGGAATTTGCACCACAAATTAGAGTTAATGGAATTGCTCCAGGAGCAACTCTTCCACCTGAAAATCAAGGAGAAGAATATTTAGTAAACCTAGCTAGAAATACACCGATGAAAGAGCCGGGAGGCATTGTTCCTGTTTTGCAATCATTGGATTATATTATAGATAATAAGAATTTAACGGGGCAGATTTTGTACTGTGACGGAGGCGAACAACTTTTATAAAATTTAGCATATGGCAATAATTCGTGTAAAGAATTTACTCATTAGAACTTATATCGGGTTTAACCCTGAAGAATTACAAAACAAACAAGACGTTCTTATCAATATGACAATTAGAGCAAATGTGAATGAGGCGATTCGTAATGACGATGTTGAAAATTCTTATAATTATAAAACGATCACTAAAAAGGTGATAAAATTAGTTCAAGAGGGGCAATTTAAAATGTTGGAAAATCTAACCCAACAAATTTTAGATTTGATCTTATTGAATCCGCAGGTAGAATGGGCTAAAGTAGAGGTTGATAAACCACATGCATTACGCTTTGCGGAATCGGTCTCTATAGAATTAGAGGCTAATAGGGATAAATAGTTTTAGGTATGAATGAATGTATTTTAAGTATAGGATCAAACATCAATCCGGAAGAAAATATCCGTAAAATGCTTTGTTTTTTGGCAAAAGATCATTGGGTTGGGAAGCATTCATCTTGGCTTAAGACAGCTCCAATTGGAATAACTGATCAAGATGATTTTGTGAATGGGGCTGTTCATGTAAAAACTCAGCATGGCATTGAAGAATTTACGAAATACTTAAAAAAGTTAGAAGACAAAATGGGACGAGATAGAACTTTACCAAAGTTTGGTCCTCGTGTAATCGATTTGGATATTGTTGTGTGGAATGGGGATATTAAGGATGATGATTATTATTCGCGAGATTTTGTTCGAAATTCGGTTGATCAGTTACTTTAATTTATGATGTTTTACAAGTTGATTAACCAATTCAATATCAGCGGGAGCCCAATCTAAGGTTTTTAATTCTGTAATTTTTATCCAGCGAATGTTTTGGTGGACTCTAAGTTGATATACACCTTGAATGTGTTCCACAAAAAAGGCTTTTAACAAGATGATTTTATTATCGTAATCATATTTGCTTTCTCCTAAATATCCTACAACTTTAGTTTTGATTCCAAACTCTTCTTCCAATTCGCGAACGATGCATTCTTCGGCAGATTCATTCTGCTCAATTTTCCCTCCTGGAAATTCCCACTTGTAACCAAGTTCATCATCATGACTTCTCTGGGCGGCTAATACTTCATCCTGTTTTTGAATGATGGCAGCAGTCACTTCAATTATTTTCATTTATTCTCCTGCTTTGGTGCAATCTCCTCAAGTAAATTTACTGCAAGCTTAACAAGGTTTTTACAGGACATACTGTAATTAAAACGAATATCGAAGCAGCTTAAATATTCAGATTTTTCTTGAAAGCGTTTGCTAAATTCTTCAGACAGTTCGGGTTTGTCTTTGATTAATTCCAAAGCAGCATAATAAGCACCGCAATGGCCATCTTTTGCTTTGCCATTACCGTACTTGGAAAATTCAGTAATATCATCATTTGTGATTTGATATTCCTCTTGGAATGCTTTTAAAACTGCCTGCGCACAATTATAGTACCCAGGTGGTTTATGGAAATATTTTAAGGCAATATCAGCCTTTGTCTTTTTGAATATAAAGCTCATTTTAAAAATATTGCTTTGGTATCAAACAAATTTAAGTTATTCTCAAGATTTAGCATCAAAACAAATATGCTGTTGAACATGCTTGATGTTTATATCGTAAATCATGTCCTTAATTTAATCCTTTCCTATTGGGTGCAATTTTAGATATTAGAAGAACTTAAATTTCCCTACTCTTAATTTCAACCTTAATTACGATAGCCTTTTTAGAAAATAAATAAAGAATAGGAGATAAGATGAATGGAGCAATACTTAAGGAAAGCAATTCTGAATTGTTTATAATTAGGTAAATTCCTATGCAAACGAGCACCATCAATAATAGGCCAAATGATATGGACATTTCTTTAATCGTTTTTACCTCTTGTAGAATTTGCTCAGTACTTATTCCTTTTAGATCTTGATTTTAATGTTAAATCTCAGGTTTATTGTATTGATATTCTGATTTTCTCTTTTAATAAACTAATTTTTGATTGGTTGCTTAAAGAAAAGGAATTAGAATTTTGTTCTGTAAATTCTAATAGTATTAAAGACTTTTCGTAATAACTTAAACCATTCTCTTTATCGCCTTTTACAATGTTTAATTCACCTTCGGCAAAGAAAAGTTCCGATAATATTTTTAAATGATCATTCGTGTAGTTGTGTTCGGTCAGTAATTCTTTAGTTAATTTATCCTTGGATAGGCTTCTGAAAAAAGAAGCATCCTTTTTTAGAAATTCACGATAGGCATTGTCCAAAAGTTTAGTTGCTTGTGGTAAATTACCTTTTTTAATCAATCCTAAAATGAGAGCAATTAAATCAGCTATCATTTCGATCATTCGCATTATAAAATCTTTTTGGTACATAAAATTAAATTAGCGTGATTGGCTTACAATTGCAAAAATAATCATAAAAAAATGAGAAGTATATATGATTTTGTTTTTTTGTTAATTAGTAGTGTTTTTGTAAATTCGAATTTTGTAAGTTAAATCAAATGGATTAGGTTCAGTAGTCAAGAATAAGATCATTAAATTTTATTATTATGTCATATATAGATCGTTGTCAGAATTTGAAATTGGCTTTCGATAGTGGAGCTTCAGATATTGATAATATGGAATTTTTGGAGTATCAATTTCATTCTTTAGCTCATGATATTTTACCTG from Labilibaculum sp. DW002 includes the following:
- a CDS encoding SDR family NAD(P)-dependent oxidoreductase, which produces MTNRRQTVLITGAAKRIGRMMSLHLAKRGCDIAIHYNKSKKAAIDLQKSLQEQFVSQNFKIFQADLSNAQDCDELIDKVLKQFENLDILINNASVFEPSVIRETSIKLFQNQINVNLLAPFILSRNYAMNSHQGVIVNFLDTRITTNSNSHAAYSISKVAFAHLTKMAALEFAPQIRVNGIAPGATLPPENQGEEYLVNLARNTPMKEPGGIVPVLQSLDYIIDNKNLTGQILYCDGGEQLL
- the folX gene encoding dihydroneopterin triphosphate 2'-epimerase; its protein translation is MAIIRVKNLLIRTYIGFNPEELQNKQDVLINMTIRANVNEAIRNDDVENSYNYKTITKKVIKLVQEGQFKMLENLTQQILDLILLNPQVEWAKVEVDKPHALRFAESVSIELEANRDK
- the folK gene encoding 2-amino-4-hydroxy-6-hydroxymethyldihydropteridine diphosphokinase, translated to MNECILSIGSNINPEENIRKMLCFLAKDHWVGKHSSWLKTAPIGITDQDDFVNGAVHVKTQHGIEEFTKYLKKLEDKMGRDRTLPKFGPRVIDLDIVVWNGDIKDDDYYSRDFVRNSVDQLL
- the mutT gene encoding 8-oxo-dGTP diphosphatase MutT, with the protein product MKIIEVTAAIIQKQDEVLAAQRSHDDELGYKWEFPGGKIEQNESAEECIVRELEEEFGIKTKVVGYLGESKYDYDNKIILLKAFFVEHIQGVYQLRVHQNIRWIKITELKTLDWAPADIELVNQLVKHHKLK
- a CDS encoding C-GCAxxG-C-C family (seleno)protein codes for the protein MSFIFKKTKADIALKYFHKPPGYYNCAQAVLKAFQEEYQITNDDITEFSKYGNGKAKDGHCGAYYAALELIKDKPELSEEFSKRFQEKSEYLSCFDIRFNYSMSCKNLVKLAVNLLEEIAPKQENK